CGGTGCGCGTGAAGCCCGGGAGCACGTTGTTCACGGTGATGCCGCACGACGCGACCTCGTTCGACAGCGTCTTCGCGAAACCCGTCACGGCGGCGCGCACGCTGTTGGAGAGGATGAGCCCGTCCACCGGTTCCTTGACGGCGACCGACGTGATGTTCAGGATCCGCCCCCAGCCGCGCTCCTTCATGCCCGGCAGAACCTCGCGCGTGAGATCGAGGGCGCTCTCGAGGTTGAGGCGGACGGCCGCCTTCCAGGCCGCCCGGTCGTGGTCCTCGAACTTTCCGGCCGGTGGCCCGCCCGCGTTGTTCACGAGGATGTCCACGCGTCCGAAGCGGGCCAGCGCCGCGTCGACCAGGCCGGCCACGTCCGCGGGATCCGACAGGTCGGCCGGGACCGCGACGACGTCACCCGGCCCTCGTGCGTCCGCGGACGCCGCGGCCTCCGCGAGCGCCGCCTTCCCGCGCGCGCACATGAGAAGATGCGTCCCTTCCGCCGCCAGTTCCTCCGCCACGGCCCGGCCGAGCCCCTTGGAGGAGGCGGCCACGAGGGCGACGCGGCCCGCGATCCCCAGGTCCATCAGTCGTCCGAGTCGTGGAAGTAGGAGTCCGTCCCGTCGAGCCAATCCGTGCGGGGAGGACAGAAGATATCGAGATCCAGCGTCTTCTCGAGCGCGATGGCCTTATGCGGGACGTGAGAGGGAATGTGAAGGATCTCGCCCGCGCGCACGACGACCTCCTCGCTCCCGTCGTCGCCCAGCCAGAAGTGCAGCGCGCCTTCGAGGATATATGTGAACTGTTCATTCTCGTGCGAGTGCGTGGGGACGACCGCGCCCTCTTCGAGCAGCACCTGCGCGATCATCGCCCGGTCTCCCGTCACCATGCGCCGGCCCAACTGCTCGGTCACACGTTCCCAGGGCAACGCCTCCCAGCGGAAGTGCCGGGGCTTCGCTTCGCTCATCGTTTCCTCCTCGCCTCGCGGGGTAAGCTCGCGGGGTGCTCGCGGGGTAGCTCCCGGACGCCGTGACCGGGGGTTGTAGAGTGGACGGACGATGTGCCGCCTACCGATTCGCGGCAAGCGTCCAGGCGACACCCGCGCGAAGGTTCCAGTCTCCGCTCATTTCGGTCGTTCCGTGCCCGAGCGCGGCGTCGATCGCGACCGGTCCCCGTCTCCACTCGACCGTGGCCCGGAGTTCGCCGAGGTCGCCGGTGCCGGGCGGGGAGATGCTTCTCGTGCTGGCCCGCCCCCGGGTCCCGACGGACAGCCGCCAGCTCGGGGCCGCGTCCCACAGGGCCTCGAACGCCCAGGCGAACGCATCGTTCTGCTCGAAGGGCTCGGCCGGCACCTCCAGGATGGAGACGCCGAACCAGCCGGTCGCGCGCCAGCGGGCGGAGGCCCAGGAGAAGAGAGCCGCCATCGTAACGTCGGTCGTGTTCGTGCCGATTCCCATCGATTCGTCGGAGTTCGGCAGCTTGACTCCCAGGTGCCCGCCGGCCGAGAAGCCCCCCGGTCCCC
This is a stretch of genomic DNA from Candidatus Palauibacter polyketidifaciens. It encodes these proteins:
- a CDS encoding cupin domain-containing protein encodes the protein MSEAKPRHFRWEALPWERVTEQLGRRMVTGDRAMIAQVLLEEGAVVPTHSHENEQFTYILEGALHFWLGDDGSEEVVVRAGEILHIPSHVPHKAIALEKTLDLDIFCPPRTDWLDGTDSYFHDSDD
- a CDS encoding SDR family oxidoreductase codes for the protein MDLGIAGRVALVAASSKGLGRAVAEELAAEGTHLLMCARGKAALAEAAASADARGPGDVVAVPADLSDPADVAGLVDAALARFGRVDILVNNAGGPPAGKFEDHDRAAWKAAVRLNLESALDLTREVLPGMKERGWGRILNITSVAVKEPVDGLILSNSVRAAVTGFAKTLSNEVASCGITVNNVLPGFTRTARLEELAAVRAEAAGISTEEVEAEWNAAIPANRLGDPHEFAAVVAFLASERASYVTGVSIAVDGGRTRALQ